From the genome of Streptomyces sp. V1I1, one region includes:
- a CDS encoding AraC family transcriptional regulator → MEATDSESDDLLSELLKPLRLTGVFDSRWHVSAPWAIEGDAEQSCAVLHFITEGGCWITGEDQNPLELHAGDLAVFPTGTAHRLSDRPDRRGVALGAVLPEREPGTSGEIRIEGEGPESRLLCAGLHYDASAATGLYQALPWALVLDGSQVDKEPLLRDTLRLLAATDRPVGPGDRLVTLRAFEMALVLALRPLLRELADNPSALPVLRHPGISKAMVIIATRFAEPWTIESLAREVGMSRSAFTAAFRELVGEAPARHLTGRRMQEAARLLGETSLPQSAVPERVGYQSAVGFHLAFRKWYGMTPGEYRSGSPSAARLAGS, encoded by the coding sequence ATGGAAGCGACGGACAGCGAAAGCGACGACCTCCTCAGCGAGCTGCTGAAACCCCTGCGTCTGACCGGGGTCTTCGACAGCCGATGGCACGTCAGCGCTCCCTGGGCCATCGAGGGCGACGCTGAACAGAGCTGCGCCGTCCTCCACTTCATCACCGAGGGCGGCTGCTGGATCACCGGCGAGGACCAGAACCCGCTCGAACTTCACGCAGGCGACCTCGCCGTCTTCCCGACCGGCACGGCCCACCGGCTCTCCGACCGGCCCGACCGGCGGGGCGTCGCGCTCGGCGCCGTACTCCCCGAGCGGGAGCCCGGCACTTCCGGCGAGATCAGGATCGAGGGGGAGGGGCCGGAGAGCCGGCTGCTCTGCGCCGGGCTGCACTACGACGCGTCCGCCGCCACCGGCCTCTACCAGGCGCTGCCCTGGGCGCTGGTGCTCGACGGCTCCCAGGTGGACAAGGAGCCGCTGCTGCGCGACACGCTGCGGCTGCTCGCCGCCACCGACCGCCCGGTGGGCCCCGGCGACCGGCTGGTCACACTGCGCGCCTTCGAGATGGCGCTGGTGCTCGCACTGCGCCCGCTGCTGCGCGAACTCGCCGACAACCCCTCCGCGCTGCCCGTGCTGCGCCATCCCGGCATCAGCAAGGCGATGGTGATCATCGCGACCCGGTTCGCGGAGCCCTGGACCATCGAGTCACTCGCCCGAGAGGTCGGCATGTCCCGCTCCGCGTTCACCGCCGCCTTCCGGGAGCTCGTCGGCGAGGCGCCCGCCCGGCATCTGACCGGGCGTCGGATGCAGGAGGCCGCCCGGCTGCTCGGCGAGACCTCGCTGCCCCAGTCGGCCGTGCCGGAGCGCGTCGGCTACCAGAGCGCCGTCGGCTTCCACCTCGCCTTCCGCAAGTGGTACGGGATGACGCCGGGCGAGTACCGATCGGGAAGCCCCTCAGCTGCACGACTGGCCGGTTCTTAA
- a CDS encoding MFS transporter, whose product MTSARPGAALALLASTQLLLIMDTAIINVALPSVGEDLGSGSAGLSWVANAYLITFGGLLLLGGRTADLLGHRRLYLTGLGLLAAASAAGGLAGTAGTLIAARAAQGVGAALAAAAAFALLLGLFPDGPGRHKALGAFAAMGGLGGVLGTVLGGVLTDLLGWRSTFWLNVLVGLALGLLALRLLDGGTRSTQPGFDLGGALTATGGLGLVAYALVGAGESGWTSARTLVAGGAGLVLLAAFAVLESRIAHPLVPPAVLRRPALRDANILSALAQMALFPMFFLVSLYLQSVLGQSPLTGGLGLLPLSLVVVAVAPQTGRLIFRFGLRSTMTLGFALLFAGMVWLALALTADGTFAGTVLAPSLVLGVALPLVMVTTNVAATAEAAPKETGLASGLINTSQQFGSVLGLAVLVAVATASGGSSAAAQTSGFRSALLAGAAFAALAALLSVRLRLPVPAMAPRRQDPVGGTVE is encoded by the coding sequence GTGACCTCGGCCCGCCCGGGCGCCGCGCTCGCGCTGCTCGCCTCCACCCAGCTGCTGCTGATCATGGACACCGCGATCATCAACGTCGCGCTGCCGTCGGTCGGCGAGGACCTCGGCTCCGGCTCGGCCGGGCTCTCCTGGGTCGCCAACGCCTATCTGATCACCTTCGGCGGGCTGTTGCTGCTCGGCGGCCGCACGGCCGATCTCCTCGGCCACCGGCGGCTCTACCTCACCGGACTCGGCCTGCTCGCCGCCGCCTCCGCGGCCGGCGGCCTCGCCGGGACGGCGGGCACGCTGATCGCCGCGCGGGCCGCGCAGGGCGTGGGGGCAGCCCTCGCCGCGGCGGCCGCCTTCGCGCTGCTCCTGGGCCTCTTCCCGGACGGGCCAGGGCGGCACAAGGCCCTCGGCGCGTTCGCCGCGATGGGCGGACTCGGCGGCGTGCTGGGCACCGTCCTCGGCGGCGTACTCACCGATCTGCTCGGCTGGCGTTCCACGTTCTGGCTCAATGTGCTCGTCGGGCTGGCGCTCGGGCTGCTCGCACTGCGCCTTCTCGACGGGGGGACGCGCAGCACACAGCCCGGCTTCGACCTCGGTGGCGCGCTCACGGCCACCGGCGGCCTCGGGCTCGTCGCCTACGCACTCGTAGGCGCGGGCGAGTCGGGCTGGACCAGTGCCCGCACCCTCGTAGCGGGCGGCGCCGGCCTCGTGCTGCTGGCCGCTTTCGCCGTACTGGAATCGAGGATCGCCCACCCGCTCGTGCCGCCCGCCGTGCTGCGGCGGCCCGCGCTGCGCGACGCCAACATCCTCAGCGCGCTCGCCCAGATGGCGCTCTTCCCGATGTTCTTCCTGGTCAGCCTCTATCTGCAGAGCGTGCTCGGACAGTCCCCGCTGACCGGCGGCCTCGGACTGCTGCCGCTGTCACTCGTCGTCGTCGCCGTCGCGCCGCAGACCGGCCGCCTCATCTTCCGGTTCGGGCTCAGATCCACCATGACGCTCGGCTTCGCGCTGCTCTTCGCCGGCATGGTGTGGCTGGCGCTCGCGCTCACCGCCGACGGCACCTTCGCCGGCACCGTCCTCGCGCCCAGCCTTGTCCTCGGCGTCGCCCTGCCGCTCGTCATGGTCACCACCAATGTGGCCGCCACCGCCGAGGCCGCGCCCAAGGAGACCGGGCTCGCCTCCGGACTCATCAACACCAGCCAGCAGTTCGGCTCGGTGCTGGGACTCGCCGTCCTGGTGGCTGTCGCCACCGCCTCAGGCGGATCGTCGGCCGCCGCCCAGACCTCCGGTTTCCGCTCCGCGCTGCTGGCCGGGGCCGCCTTCGCGGCCCTGGCCGCCCTGCTTTCCGTACGGCTACGGCTGCCCGTGCCCGCCATGGCGCCACGGCGCCAGGACCCTGTGGGCGGCACCGTGGAGTGA
- a CDS encoding flavin-dependent oxidoreductase, which translates to MTHIMIAGGGIAGLTAALALHTAGFERITVVETACEIQPVGAGLNIMPNAVRELDALGLLDRLEERAVRTRELRYYHRSGGLISCEPRGLGAGYHWPQLSIQRGELQLALAEVVRTRLGPSALVGGVKVTGVEPLPDGRPRVQLEHRDGARRGKASLEPDVLIGADGIRSTVRAALNPGEGEPPWNGMLVWRGVSSLPAHRIGTFMFIAGDDRQKAVVYPLSEPATDTGEVLVNWALAMPAESVDDATRGDWNRPVPVAKFLHHYEGWVFDGVSVPEVLQAAESAFEYPMVDREPLPRWSLGRTTLIGDAAHAMYPIGSNGATQSIVDARALAHAMALHADPADALAAYEAWRRPAMTELQRANRQLGPEVVINLAHERAPGGFTDIHEVIPQAELDEIAARYAATGAFDPQSVNQGSPYGPTVRAPR; encoded by the coding sequence ATGACCCACATCATGATCGCCGGCGGTGGAATAGCCGGGCTCACCGCCGCACTCGCACTGCACACCGCCGGATTCGAGCGCATCACCGTCGTCGAGACGGCCTGCGAGATCCAGCCGGTCGGCGCCGGGCTGAACATCATGCCCAACGCGGTACGCGAACTCGACGCGCTCGGGCTCCTCGACCGCCTCGAAGAACGCGCCGTACGCACCCGCGAGCTGCGCTACTACCACCGCAGCGGCGGCCTGATCTCCTGCGAGCCGCGCGGCCTCGGCGCCGGATACCACTGGCCGCAGCTCTCCATCCAGCGCGGCGAACTCCAGCTCGCGCTGGCCGAAGTGGTACGCACCCGGCTCGGCCCCAGCGCGCTGGTGGGCGGCGTCAAGGTCACCGGCGTCGAACCGCTCCCCGACGGCCGCCCCCGCGTCCAGCTGGAGCACCGCGACGGCGCCCGCCGCGGCAAGGCGTCCCTCGAACCGGACGTCCTCATCGGCGCCGACGGCATCCGCTCGACGGTCCGCGCGGCCCTCAACCCGGGCGAGGGCGAGCCGCCGTGGAACGGCATGCTCGTGTGGCGCGGAGTGTCCTCGCTGCCCGCCCACCGGATCGGCACCTTCATGTTCATCGCGGGCGACGACCGCCAAAAGGCCGTCGTCTACCCGCTGAGCGAGCCCGCCACGGACACCGGCGAGGTGCTGGTCAACTGGGCGCTCGCAATGCCCGCCGAATCCGTCGACGACGCTACGCGCGGAGACTGGAACCGGCCGGTGCCGGTCGCCAAATTCCTGCACCACTACGAGGGCTGGGTTTTCGACGGCGTCAGCGTCCCCGAAGTGCTCCAGGCCGCCGAGAGTGCCTTCGAGTACCCGATGGTGGACCGTGAGCCGCTGCCGCGCTGGTCCCTCGGCCGTACGACGCTGATCGGCGACGCCGCCCACGCCATGTACCCGATCGGCTCCAACGGCGCGACCCAGTCCATCGTCGACGCCCGCGCCCTCGCGCACGCCATGGCCCTGCACGCCGACCCGGCCGACGCACTCGCCGCGTACGAGGCCTGGCGCAGGCCCGCCATGACAGAGCTTCAGCGGGCCAATCGGCAGCTGGGCCCCGAGGTCGTCATCAACCTCGCCCACGAGCGGGCCCCCGGCGGCTTCACCGACATCCACGAGGTGATCCCGCAGGCGGAACTGGACGAGATTGCCGCCCGGTACGCGGCCACCGGGGCGTTCGACCCGCAGAGCGTCAACCAGGGCTCTCCCTACGGTCCGACGGTGCGCGCGCCACGCTGA
- a CDS encoding alpha-1,4-glucan--maltose-1-phosphate maltosyltransferase, whose product MIGRIPVLDVRPQVDCGRRPAKAVTGETFQVTATVFREGHDAVAANVVLRDPSGRPGPWSPMRELAPGTDRWGADVTPDSEGRWTYAVEAWSDPVATWRHDAQIKIPAGIDTALVLAEGAALYERAAAGVPKRDGREAVLAAVDALRDEARPAAARLAAALAPDARAALTRNPLRELVTASRPLTLIVERRRALFGSWYELFPRSEGAVVTEGEPPVSGTFRTAAERLPAVAAMGFDVVYLPPVHPIGTTHRKGANNTLSPGAHDVGVPWAIGSADGGHDALHPDLGTFDDFDHFVETARGLRMEVALDFALQCSPDHPWVEKHPEWFHHRADGSIAYAENPPKKYQDIYPVAFDQDLRGLVNETVRILRFWMDHGVRIFRVDNPHTKPVVFWEKVITDINRSDPDVVFLAEAFTRPAMMHTLAAIGFQQSYTYFTWRNTKQELTEYLTELSGDAASYMRPNFFVNTPDILHAYLQHGGRPAFEVRAVLAATLSPSWGVYAGYELCENAPLRAGSEEYLDSEKYQLRPRDWESAEREGRTITPLITALNRIRRRHPALQQLRDIHFHHTDNDAVIAYSKSAEGPSGPNTGDTVIVIANLDPHHTQEATVSLDMPHLGLDWHESAPVRDELTGETYHWGRANYVRLEPGITPAHIVVLRPSPPIGGSPTS is encoded by the coding sequence ATGATCGGTCGCATCCCCGTCCTGGACGTCCGCCCCCAAGTCGACTGCGGAAGAAGGCCCGCAAAAGCCGTGACCGGTGAGACCTTCCAGGTCACCGCCACCGTGTTCCGCGAGGGCCATGACGCGGTGGCCGCCAACGTCGTCCTGCGCGACCCGAGCGGACGCCCCGGACCCTGGAGCCCCATGCGCGAACTCGCGCCCGGCACCGACCGGTGGGGCGCCGATGTCACGCCCGACTCCGAAGGGCGCTGGACGTACGCCGTCGAGGCCTGGAGCGACCCGGTCGCCACCTGGCGGCACGACGCACAGATCAAGATCCCCGCAGGCATCGACACCGCGCTGGTGCTCGCCGAGGGCGCCGCGCTGTACGAGCGCGCCGCCGCCGGGGTGCCCAAGCGCGACGGCCGGGAGGCCGTGCTCGCCGCCGTCGACGCGCTGCGTGACGAGGCGCGGCCCGCCGCCGCCCGGCTCGCCGCGGCCCTCGCCCCCGACGCCCGCGCCGCGCTCACCCGCAACCCGTTGCGCGAACTGGTCACCGCCTCCCGCCCGTTGACGCTCATCGTCGAGCGCCGGCGCGCACTCTTCGGCTCCTGGTACGAGCTGTTCCCGCGCTCCGAGGGCGCCGTCGTCACCGAGGGCGAGCCGCCCGTGTCCGGCACCTTCCGCACCGCCGCCGAGCGGCTGCCCGCGGTCGCCGCGATGGGATTCGACGTCGTCTATCTGCCGCCCGTCCACCCCATCGGCACCACCCACCGCAAGGGCGCCAACAACACCCTCTCCCCCGGCGCCCACGATGTCGGCGTCCCCTGGGCCATCGGCTCCGCAGACGGCGGCCACGACGCGCTCCACCCCGACCTCGGCACGTTCGACGACTTCGACCACTTCGTCGAGACCGCGCGCGGCCTGCGCATGGAGGTCGCCCTGGACTTCGCGCTCCAGTGCTCGCCCGACCACCCCTGGGTGGAGAAGCACCCCGAGTGGTTCCACCACCGCGCCGACGGCTCCATCGCCTACGCCGAGAACCCGCCCAAGAAGTACCAGGACATCTACCCGGTCGCCTTCGACCAGGACTTGCGCGGGCTGGTCAACGAGACCGTGCGCATCCTGCGCTTCTGGATGGACCACGGCGTACGGATCTTCCGCGTCGACAACCCGCACACCAAGCCCGTCGTCTTCTGGGAGAAGGTGATCACGGACATCAACCGCTCGGACCCGGACGTGGTCTTCCTGGCCGAGGCGTTCACCCGCCCGGCGATGATGCACACCCTCGCCGCCATCGGCTTCCAGCAGTCGTACACGTACTTCACCTGGCGCAACACCAAGCAGGAGCTGACCGAGTACCTCACCGAGCTCTCCGGCGACGCCGCCTCGTACATGCGCCCCAACTTCTTTGTGAACACCCCGGACATCCTGCACGCCTACCTCCAGCACGGCGGCCGCCCGGCGTTCGAGGTGCGGGCGGTGCTCGCCGCGACGCTGTCGCCTTCCTGGGGTGTGTACGCCGGCTACGAACTGTGCGAAAACGCCCCCCTGCGAGCCGGAAGCGAGGAGTATCTGGACTCCGAAAAATACCAACTACGGCCGCGCGACTGGGAGTCGGCGGAGCGGGAGGGTCGCACCATCACACCCCTGATCACCGCCCTCAACCGGATCCGGCGCCGTCACCCCGCGCTGCAGCAGCTGCGCGACATCCACTTCCACCACACCGACAACGACGCGGTGATCGCCTACTCGAAATCCGCCGAGGGCCCTTCGGGACCGAACACCGGCGACACCGTCATTGTGATCGCCAACCTCGACCCCCACCACACCCAGGAGGCCACGGTCTCGTTGGACATGCCGCACCTCGGCCTCGACTGGCACGAGAGCGCACCGGTGCGCGACGAGCTCACCGGCGAGACCTATCACTGGGGCAGGGCCAACTATGTGCGCCTCGAGCCGGGCATCACGCCCGCGCACATCGTCGTTCTGCGACCGTCCCCGCCGATCGGAGGGTCACCCACATCATGA
- a CDS encoding SDR family oxidoreductase, whose amino-acid sequence MSDHIPMRVAVVGATGFQGGATARLLAERKHRVRTLSRKPAADRPELPGVSVAGGDLGRYEDVRQLFEGATHAAVMLPLVYQAEKVMRYAQYIAKAARESGVRRLVYNANTRIPDRTTNVAAFETRRLAETVFRESLAQSGVEVVVVRPPVYLDNLFSPWNGPALVNEGVLAYPLPADTPTAWISHRDLAEAVYAALTVDGVAGRTFDIGGAQTLTGHELATAFGQGLGREIRYVPLEPLVFEQGLTQILGAEPAAGIAGIYHYMATGLEPRLMAGDTGASAGALSVKPAPVDEWVARQPWQMWSGEQS is encoded by the coding sequence ATGTCCGATCACATTCCCATGCGCGTAGCGGTCGTGGGGGCGACCGGCTTCCAGGGCGGTGCGACGGCCCGCCTGCTGGCCGAACGGAAACACCGGGTCCGCACGCTGAGCCGCAAGCCCGCGGCGGACCGCCCGGAGCTCCCCGGTGTCTCTGTCGCCGGCGGCGACCTCGGGCGGTACGAGGACGTACGCCAGCTCTTCGAAGGGGCCACACACGCGGCGGTGATGCTGCCGCTGGTGTACCAGGCGGAGAAGGTGATGCGGTACGCCCAGTACATCGCGAAGGCGGCGCGCGAGTCCGGGGTACGCCGGCTGGTCTACAACGCGAACACCCGCATCCCGGACCGGACCACGAATGTCGCGGCCTTCGAGACCCGGCGGCTCGCCGAGACGGTGTTCCGCGAGAGCCTCGCGCAGAGCGGCGTGGAGGTGGTGGTCGTACGCCCGCCGGTCTATCTGGACAACCTCTTCAGCCCGTGGAACGGACCGGCCCTGGTGAACGAGGGCGTGCTCGCCTACCCGCTGCCGGCTGACACGCCGACCGCGTGGATCTCCCACCGGGACCTGGCCGAGGCGGTCTACGCGGCGCTCACGGTGGACGGCGTGGCGGGCCGCACCTTCGACATCGGCGGCGCACAGACGCTGACGGGCCATGAACTGGCGACGGCGTTCGGCCAGGGCCTCGGGCGCGAGATCCGCTACGTACCGCTGGAGCCACTCGTCTTCGAGCAGGGTCTCACGCAGATCCTGGGCGCGGAGCCGGCGGCCGGGATTGCGGGGATCTACCACTACATGGCGACGGGCCTGGAGCCGCGTCTGATGGCGGGCGACACGGGTGCGTCGGCGGGAGCGCTGTCGGTGAAGCCGGCGCCGGTGGACGAGTGGGTGGCGCGCCAGCCGTGGCAGATGTGGTCGGGGGAGCAGTCATGA
- a CDS encoding 4-hydroxyphenylacetate 3-hydroxylase family protein: MTRSGQEYLESLCDGREVWLDGERVKDVTRHHAFRNTAASIAHLYDLAHDSEHRDVLTSGGVHRAFVVPRSYEDLVARRRAYKVWAESSFGFLGRTPDYMAGGAAGFAAVPQLFTTDSFDGAENALAYHRRLAEGGLYSAFTISNPQSGEGDDDLVVRVVAEKDGGIVVRGAKMIGTGAVFADEVIVGTIEPLALEDVEHALCFSVPVDTPGLKFVSRTSYEAQARSVFDNPLSSRFDENDALLVCDDVFVPWERVLTYRNVEATAAMWWQTPAYLNFGHQAATRFWTKLEFLTGLAILLTRTNKTYQLPSVTQAVGRLLGMVAQAKAFVLAAEADCEQVDGGRGGVMPGQEISFAQRIMAGELYPRAVQEIKLLAGGGVIQLPASGGDLRHPELGPVVRKYLRAPGTPAEDRIKLLKLVWDALGSEFAGRHEQYERFYHGAPHVYLTMQTWAGGAESCEQLAQECLDGYGLGTGQDLGTDK; this comes from the coding sequence TTGACCAGGTCCGGCCAGGAATACCTCGAATCGCTGTGTGACGGGCGCGAGGTGTGGCTCGACGGCGAACGGGTCAAGGACGTCACCCGGCACCACGCCTTCCGCAACACCGCGGCGTCGATCGCGCACCTCTACGACCTGGCACACGACTCCGAGCACCGCGATGTGCTCACCTCCGGCGGGGTACACCGCGCCTTCGTCGTGCCCCGCAGTTACGAAGACCTGGTCGCGCGGCGCAGGGCGTACAAAGTGTGGGCCGAGTCGAGCTTCGGCTTCCTGGGCCGTACGCCCGACTACATGGCGGGCGGCGCCGCGGGCTTCGCCGCCGTGCCCCAGCTGTTCACCACCGACTCCTTCGACGGCGCCGAGAATGCTCTCGCGTACCACCGCAGGCTCGCCGAGGGTGGCCTGTACTCGGCCTTCACCATCAGCAACCCGCAGTCCGGCGAGGGGGACGACGACCTCGTGGTGCGGGTCGTCGCGGAGAAGGACGGCGGCATCGTGGTGCGCGGCGCCAAGATGATCGGCACCGGCGCGGTCTTCGCCGACGAGGTGATCGTCGGCACGATCGAGCCGCTGGCCCTGGAGGACGTGGAGCACGCGCTGTGCTTCTCGGTGCCCGTCGACACTCCCGGCCTGAAGTTCGTCTCGCGTACGTCGTACGAGGCACAGGCCCGCAGCGTCTTCGACAACCCGCTCTCCTCCCGCTTCGACGAGAACGACGCGCTGCTGGTGTGCGACGACGTCTTCGTACCGTGGGAGCGGGTGCTGACCTACCGCAACGTCGAGGCGACGGCCGCGATGTGGTGGCAGACCCCTGCCTACCTCAACTTCGGGCACCAGGCGGCCACCCGTTTCTGGACCAAGCTCGAATTCCTCACCGGTCTCGCCATCCTGCTGACCCGCACCAACAAGACGTACCAACTGCCGTCCGTCACCCAGGCGGTCGGTCGGCTGCTCGGCATGGTCGCCCAGGCCAAGGCCTTCGTGCTGGCCGCCGAGGCCGACTGCGAACAGGTCGACGGCGGCCGCGGCGGCGTCATGCCCGGCCAGGAGATCTCCTTCGCCCAGCGCATCATGGCCGGCGAGCTCTACCCGCGCGCGGTCCAGGAGATCAAGCTGCTGGCGGGCGGCGGGGTCATCCAGCTGCCCGCGTCCGGCGGGGATCTGCGCCACCCCGAGCTCGGGCCCGTCGTGAGGAAGTATCTGCGCGCGCCCGGAACCCCGGCCGAGGACCGGATCAAGCTGCTCAAACTGGTCTGGGACGCGCTCGGTTCGGAGTTCGCCGGACGCCATGAGCAGTACGAGCGCTTCTACCACGGCGCCCCGCACGTCTATCTGACGATGCAGACGTGGGCGGGCGGCGCCGAGAGCTGCGAGCAGCTGGCCCAGGAGTGTCTCGACGGCTACGGCCTGGGGACCGGACAGGACCTGGGGACCGACAAGTGA
- a CDS encoding monodechloroaminopyrrolnitrin synthase PrnB family protein codes for MTLYDLVAPGLDLHGEPRYRIAEIRAADPLGADALLAALPGMNADADAPALTVALRTLVPDPDRVAALAITDALAAMRDIGILLGSLKRHGVEPVAAVPEVLPVLEELGRRTDMVPRDTVHHYTTWNPLGGRRRMYTGDRMESNLQDAVRMVFPSLVASLDTCAELARLEPYDPGFALALDRTAQHVQSMVDSIDFTVANVSPVFFAREMRSYFEEIDIAGVDYLGPAAAQVPLWLVDLTLWQCDRSNPAYDAFLDDSVQYSLPSWRDHYAKHKGGTSAVYKLSAAVSWEATDRLPPQLAASALSLARVLRILKTFRARHMTIARKAYSDEVRLYDVGSGGAPIALLRSVLDLTRDNETLVRRSVERPRTPAA; via the coding sequence TTGACCTTGTACGACCTTGTCGCGCCCGGTCTCGATCTGCACGGCGAACCGCGCTACCGGATAGCCGAGATACGCGCGGCCGACCCGCTCGGCGCCGATGCCCTGCTCGCCGCGCTGCCCGGTATGAACGCCGACGCCGATGCGCCCGCGCTCACTGTCGCCCTGCGCACCCTGGTGCCCGACCCGGACCGGGTCGCCGCCCTCGCCATCACCGACGCGCTCGCCGCCATGCGAGACATCGGGATCCTCCTCGGCTCGCTCAAACGGCACGGCGTCGAGCCCGTCGCCGCAGTGCCCGAAGTCCTGCCGGTGCTCGAAGAGCTGGGCCGGCGCACCGACATGGTGCCGCGCGACACCGTGCACCACTACACGACGTGGAACCCCCTCGGCGGCCGGCGGCGGATGTACACCGGCGACCGGATGGAGAGCAATCTCCAGGACGCCGTCCGGATGGTCTTCCCCAGCCTGGTCGCCTCGCTCGACACCTGCGCGGAGCTCGCCCGCCTCGAACCGTACGACCCGGGCTTCGCCCTCGCTCTCGACCGCACCGCCCAGCATGTGCAGTCCATGGTCGACTCCATCGACTTCACCGTCGCCAATGTCTCCCCGGTCTTCTTCGCGCGGGAGATGCGCTCTTACTTCGAGGAGATCGACATCGCGGGCGTCGACTACCTCGGCCCGGCCGCCGCCCAGGTGCCCCTCTGGCTGGTCGATCTGACGCTGTGGCAGTGCGACCGCAGCAATCCCGCCTACGACGCCTTCCTCGACGATTCGGTGCAGTACAGCCTCCCGTCCTGGCGCGACCACTACGCCAAGCACAAGGGCGGCACCTCCGCGGTCTACAAGCTGTCCGCCGCCGTCAGCTGGGAGGCGACCGACCGGCTGCCCCCGCAGCTCGCCGCGTCCGCACTCTCCCTCGCCCGCGTGCTGCGCATCCTCAAGACCTTCCGCGCCCGCCACATGACCATCGCCCGCAAGGCGTACAGCGACGAGGTACGGCTGTACGACGTGGGCAGCGGCGGCGCCCCGATCGCGCTGCTGCGCTCGGTGCTCGACCTGACCCGGGACAACGAGACCCTCGTACGCCGCTCCGTCGAGCGGCCGCGCACCCCCGCTGCCTGA